From a region of the Paraburkholderia caribensis genome:
- a CDS encoding HDOD domain-containing protein, with protein MSPVVKSELLEKLWARMSERGDFPMLSQALRTTVSAMNNDDLDFTSLVQVVLSDVGLTQKVLRLANSAMYVAFGGNITTVTRALMVLGMDTVGHLVVGMKIVDHFHHSAPHRIDAKLELNRALLCGTVARRITEGVDLRVAEEAVVCALMRQVGRLLVAFYLESEWDRLRRTAATDQIDDSDACAQLLGVSFEDIGSEAARRWRLPETISAGMQAIGSASDEPLSEHVRWLRAVNSYSTEVANVLVTQAAGDELERGLAELASLYSDALRIDAARLDALSAALVDEESNEGLMQEISELRAHADAIVRTGKSAQARLSAGLEDLRALPSSKALLPVLTLASETILAGLSMSRTLVFVRQADARYHARIGFGPDMERMLPTLSFGAGFQPDVFHLAIANPVGIFIENAHEPRMEARLPDWFKAHLADAQAFVLLPVKSNDTTVALAYGDWTDVQAVHKITQPEMAILNELTRELSRFFFGANLEQAEML; from the coding sequence ATGTCCCCCGTCGTCAAGTCCGAACTGCTGGAAAAACTGTGGGCCCGCATGAGCGAGCGCGGGGATTTCCCGATGCTCTCGCAGGCGTTGCGCACCACCGTGTCGGCGATGAATAACGACGATCTGGACTTCACGTCGCTCGTGCAGGTCGTGCTTTCGGATGTCGGCCTCACGCAAAAGGTGCTGCGGCTCGCCAATTCCGCCATGTATGTCGCGTTCGGCGGCAACATCACGACGGTGACCCGCGCGCTCATGGTCCTCGGCATGGATACCGTCGGCCATCTCGTGGTCGGGATGAAGATCGTCGATCACTTTCATCACAGCGCGCCGCACCGTATCGACGCGAAGCTCGAACTGAACCGTGCGCTGTTATGCGGAACGGTTGCGCGGCGCATCACGGAAGGCGTCGATCTGCGCGTCGCGGAAGAAGCCGTGGTGTGCGCGCTGATGCGTCAGGTCGGCCGGCTGCTGGTGGCGTTCTATCTGGAAAGCGAATGGGACCGGCTGCGCCGCACGGCGGCGACCGACCAGATCGACGACAGCGACGCCTGCGCGCAGCTGCTCGGCGTGAGCTTCGAGGACATCGGCAGCGAGGCGGCGCGCCGCTGGCGTCTGCCAGAAACGATTTCGGCGGGCATGCAGGCCATCGGCTCGGCATCGGACGAGCCGCTCTCGGAGCATGTGCGCTGGCTGCGGGCCGTCAACAGCTATTCGACGGAAGTCGCCAACGTGCTCGTCACCCAGGCTGCGGGCGACGAGCTGGAGCGCGGCCTCGCCGAACTCGCGAGTCTCTATAGCGACGCGCTGAGGATCGATGCGGCCCGGCTCGACGCGCTGAGCGCCGCGTTGGTCGACGAAGAAAGCAACGAAGGGCTGATGCAGGAGATCTCCGAGTTGCGCGCGCATGCCGATGCGATCGTGCGCACCGGGAAGTCCGCGCAGGCGCGTCTTTCGGCCGGTCTCGAAGACTTGCGCGCGCTGCCGTCGAGCAAGGCACTTTTGCCCGTGCTGACACTGGCTTCCGAAACCATTCTGGCGGGCCTGTCGATGTCGCGTACGCTCGTGTTCGTGCGCCAGGCCGACGCGCGCTATCACGCGCGCATCGGCTTCGGCCCGGACATGGAACGCATGCTGCCCACACTCAGCTTCGGCGCGGGCTTCCAGCCCGACGTGTTCCATCTCGCGATTGCGAACCCGGTTGGCATCTTCATCGAGAACGCGCACGAGCCGCGCATGGAAGCGCGTCTGCCGGACTGGTTCAAGGCGCATCTCGCCGATGCGCAGGCCTTCGTGCTCCTGCCCGTGAAGTCCAACGACACCACGGTCGCGCTCGCGTACGGCGACTGGACCGACGTGCAGGCCGTGCACAAGATCACGCAACCGGAAATGGCGATCCTCAACGAGCTGACGCGTGAGCTGAGCCGTTTCTTTTTCGGCGCGAATCTCGAACAGGCCGAAATGCTTTGA
- a CDS encoding N-acyl homoserine lactonase family protein — protein MSSPIENYRIYAVKYAHFERRSRDNFIGGDSHDVPMPLDYFVWAVVGESRTFIVDTGFDQAMADKRGRTITNTVERGLKQIGIRADDVEDVIITHMHYDHAGNSTLFPRARYHLQDREMAYCTGRCMCHHALSHPFEPEDVKSMVGRLFDGRVQFHDGASEITPGLSVHWVGGHTNGLQVVRVHTARGWVVLASDASHFYANMQEHRPFPVVYNVGDMLEGYEAAHRLASSPEHVIPGHDPAVLTRYPSHDRETEGWIVRLDAQAR, from the coding sequence ATGTCATCGCCCATTGAGAACTACCGCATCTATGCCGTCAAGTACGCGCATTTCGAGCGCCGTTCGCGCGACAACTTCATCGGCGGCGATTCGCACGACGTGCCGATGCCGCTCGATTACTTCGTGTGGGCCGTGGTGGGCGAATCGCGCACGTTCATCGTCGACACGGGCTTCGACCAGGCCATGGCCGACAAGCGCGGCCGCACGATCACGAACACCGTGGAGCGCGGGCTGAAGCAGATCGGCATTCGCGCCGACGACGTCGAAGACGTGATCATCACGCACATGCATTACGACCACGCGGGCAACAGCACGCTGTTTCCGCGCGCGCGTTATCACCTTCAGGACCGCGAGATGGCGTATTGCACCGGGCGCTGCATGTGCCATCACGCCTTGAGTCATCCGTTCGAGCCTGAAGACGTGAAGTCGATGGTCGGCCGCCTGTTCGACGGACGCGTGCAGTTTCATGACGGCGCGTCGGAGATCACGCCCGGGTTGAGCGTGCATTGGGTCGGCGGACATACGAACGGCCTGCAGGTCGTGCGCGTGCACACGGCGCGCGGCTGGGTCGTGCTCGCTTCGGATGCGTCGCATTTCTACGCGAACATGCAGGAGCACCGGCCGTTCCCGGTTGTCTACAACGTCGGCGACATGCTCGAAGGCTATGAGGCCGCGCATCGGCTGGCGAGTTCGCCGGAACATGTGATTCCGGGCCACGATCCCGCTGTGCTGACACGCTATCCGTCGCACGATCGCGAGACGGAAGGCTGGATCGTGCGTCTCGACGCGCAAGCGCGCTGA
- a CDS encoding M14 family metallopeptidase: protein MSRYHARITGKDQAALADLVTKYKVTVARHTVGKVHGGYRVDAHATNAQIKALEADGYQVERLEDAEAQGKVRQAETRAQLAAPHALEALSVAAGTGYLDVDQIEAALAAASAAPNDAFTKLIKLPHPTWEKRSCHALKIGKGDAAGRPGIYFLGGVHAREWGSPDILIHFVQLLANAYTTHKPVKIGSRTFKAADIRHVVESKDLFVFPQANPDGRHYSMSTESMWRKNRRPAPPGHVKPQCCGVDINRNYNFLWNFPQYFDPESPIANSTDPCDYEVYIGPAAESEPETKNAVWMFDTYPNIRYFVDLHSYSEDILYNWGDDENQSGHPDMNFQNAAYDGKRGIANDKAYREYIATADKKIAVDLANEMRDAIKASRGRVYKTEQSMSLYPTAGTSDDYAFSRHIVDAKKAKVFSYTIEWGSPDNPTPFHPPYAEMKQIIDEVTAGLLAFCIAAK, encoded by the coding sequence ATGTCCCGCTACCACGCGCGCATCACAGGAAAGGATCAGGCGGCACTGGCCGATCTCGTGACGAAGTACAAGGTCACGGTCGCGCGCCATACGGTCGGGAAAGTGCACGGCGGCTATCGCGTCGACGCGCACGCGACCAATGCGCAGATCAAGGCGCTCGAAGCGGACGGCTACCAGGTCGAGCGGCTGGAAGATGCCGAGGCGCAAGGCAAGGTGCGCCAGGCGGAGACGCGCGCGCAACTGGCCGCGCCGCATGCGCTGGAAGCGCTGTCAGTCGCGGCGGGCACCGGCTATCTCGATGTCGACCAAATCGAGGCGGCGCTCGCCGCCGCAAGCGCCGCGCCCAACGATGCGTTCACGAAGCTGATCAAGCTGCCTCACCCAACCTGGGAAAAGCGCAGTTGCCACGCGCTGAAGATCGGCAAGGGCGACGCGGCGGGGCGCCCCGGCATCTATTTCCTCGGCGGCGTGCACGCGCGCGAATGGGGCAGCCCGGATATCCTGATCCATTTCGTGCAACTGCTCGCCAACGCGTACACCACGCACAAACCGGTCAAGATCGGCAGCCGCACGTTCAAGGCGGCGGACATCAGGCACGTGGTCGAAAGCAAAGACCTGTTCGTGTTTCCGCAAGCGAATCCCGATGGCCGCCACTACAGCATGTCGACCGAGTCGATGTGGCGCAAGAACCGCCGGCCCGCGCCGCCGGGGCATGTCAAGCCGCAATGCTGCGGCGTCGATATCAACCGCAACTACAACTTTCTGTGGAATTTCCCGCAGTATTTCGATCCGGAAAGTCCGATCGCCAATTCCACCGATCCCTGCGACTACGAGGTGTATATCGGTCCTGCCGCCGAATCGGAGCCGGAAACGAAGAACGCCGTGTGGATGTTCGACACCTACCCGAACATCCGTTATTTCGTCGATCTGCACAGCTATTCGGAAGACATTCTGTACAACTGGGGCGACGACGAGAACCAGAGCGGCCATCCCGACATGAACTTCCAGAATGCCGCCTACGACGGCAAGCGCGGCATTGCCAACGACAAGGCGTATCGCGAGTACATCGCGACGGCGGACAAGAAGATCGCCGTCGATCTCGCCAACGAAATGCGCGACGCGATCAAGGCGTCGCGCGGCCGCGTGTACAAGACGGAGCAGTCGATGAGCCTGTATCCGACGGCGGGCACGTCCGACGACTATGCATTCAGCCGTCACATCGTCGACGCGAAGAAGGCGAAGGTGTTCTCCTACACGATCGAATGGGGCAGCCCCGACAATCCCACGCCGTTCCATCCGCCATATGCCGAGATGAAGCAGATCATCGACGAGGTGACAGCGGGGCTGCTGGCTTTTTGCATTGCAGCGAAGTGA
- a CDS encoding HAD family hydrolase yields MSAFPFDAVLFDCDGVLVDSETITNTVLAAMLGELGWHLSVDEAMSIFVGKTVMDEAPLIEAKTGVRITPAWLETFRARRNAALEREVTAIEGIVETVAVLHARLDGRIAVASGADRVKLRLQLAKAGVLDDFEGRIFSGQETPRNKPHPDVYLAAAAGLGVDPARCAVIEDTVTGATAGRAAGATVFGYSPGEKGHSSKEALRAVGVADVFEEMAHLPALLAGWQR; encoded by the coding sequence ATGTCTGCTTTCCCCTTCGACGCCGTGTTATTCGATTGCGACGGCGTGCTCGTCGATTCGGAAACGATCACCAATACCGTGCTGGCAGCGATGCTCGGCGAACTGGGCTGGCATCTGAGCGTCGACGAAGCAATGTCGATCTTCGTGGGCAAGACCGTGATGGACGAGGCGCCGCTGATCGAAGCGAAAACGGGCGTGCGTATCACGCCCGCCTGGCTCGAAACGTTTCGCGCGCGCCGCAACGCCGCGCTCGAACGTGAAGTGACGGCGATCGAAGGCATTGTCGAAACGGTCGCTGTGTTGCATGCGCGGCTCGATGGACGGATTGCCGTGGCATCCGGCGCGGACCGTGTCAAGCTACGCCTGCAGCTGGCGAAAGCCGGGGTGCTCGACGACTTCGAGGGACGCATCTTCAGCGGCCAGGAGACGCCGCGAAACAAACCCCACCCGGACGTTTATCTCGCCGCAGCCGCGGGACTCGGCGTCGATCCGGCGCGTTGCGCGGTGATCGAAGACACCGTGACGGGCGCCACGGCAGGCCGCGCGGCGGGCGCGACCGTGTTCGGCTACAGTCCCGGTGAAAAAGGCCATAGCTCGAAAGAAGCGTTGAGAGCCGTCGGCGTCGCCGACGTGTTCGAAGAGATGGCGCACTTGCCGGCGCTGCTCGCGGGCTGGCAACGCTGA
- a CDS encoding LysR family transcriptional regulator, producing MLNKLQAIRIFLRVAENNSFSRAASSLNLSNAVVTRYVALLEAHLNARLVNRTTRSVSLTEAGRAYARGCQQLLELLDSMESAVTEEAGEPTGTLKIAAAASFSLATLAPLLHRYRMRHPKVKLDLTLLHHSVDLVEDGFDVGIVASWQVNGSTLVKRPLLSVRPAVVASAGYIDRHGAPASLEDLASHSFLAPSRDMHGTEWSFASADGHERTLNLDSVCRVNSMIMLRQLVLADMGLAILPEDYVIGDIANGALLRVLEQYRVTNGLKEMSLVYPGRRHVSAKVRTFVDFTIEYFRRGFAPGAPRADLTSS from the coding sequence ATGCTGAATAAGTTGCAGGCAATACGAATTTTCTTAAGAGTCGCCGAGAACAACTCGTTCAGTCGAGCCGCTTCGAGTCTCAATCTTTCCAATGCGGTCGTGACGCGCTATGTGGCGCTGCTGGAGGCGCATCTCAATGCGCGTCTCGTCAATCGCACGACGCGCAGCGTGTCGTTGACGGAAGCGGGCCGCGCTTATGCGAGAGGGTGCCAGCAACTGCTGGAGTTGCTGGATTCGATGGAGTCGGCCGTGACAGAAGAGGCGGGCGAGCCCACGGGCACGCTCAAGATCGCGGCGGCCGCCTCATTTTCACTGGCGACGCTGGCGCCTTTGCTGCACCGCTACCGGATGCGTCATCCGAAGGTGAAGCTGGACCTCACGCTGCTGCATCATTCCGTCGATCTCGTCGAAGACGGGTTCGACGTCGGCATCGTCGCGTCGTGGCAGGTGAATGGCAGCACCCTGGTGAAGCGTCCGTTGCTGTCGGTGCGGCCCGCCGTCGTCGCGTCCGCCGGCTATATCGACAGGCACGGCGCGCCGGCCTCGCTCGAAGACCTTGCCTCGCACAGCTTCCTCGCGCCTTCGCGAGACATGCACGGAACTGAGTGGTCATTCGCGAGCGCCGACGGTCACGAGCGGACCTTGAATCTCGACTCGGTGTGCAGGGTGAACAGCATGATCATGCTTCGGCAACTGGTGCTCGCCGACATGGGCCTCGCCATCCTGCCCGAAGACTACGTCATCGGCGACATTGCGAACGGCGCGTTGCTGCGCGTGCTCGAACAGTATCGGGTGACCAACGGTCTCAAGGAAATGTCGCTCGTCTATCCCGGCCGCCGGCATGTGTCGGCGAAAGTGCGCACCTTCGTGGACTTCACGATCGAATACTTCCGGAGAGGTTTCGCGCCGGGTGCGCCGCGAGCCGACTTGACATCGAGCTGA
- a CDS encoding D-amino acid dehydrogenase: protein MSRIAIIGAGITGVTTAYALAQRGYRVTVFERHRYAAMETSFANGGQLSASNAEVWNSRATIIKGLRWMFRRDAPLLMNPRPDWHKYSWIGEFMRQIPHYRANTIETVRLAIAAREHLFGIAAREGIDFDLERRGILHFYATRKEYESALKVNALLREGGLERRAVTPEEIRSIEPALHGEFYGGFFTPSDSTGDIHKFTRGLADACARHGVEFRYDTAVQSIHEESTGRLVVASQTQGQRDAAAFDSLVICAGVGSRAFAAMVGDHVNVYPVKGYSITVCLDDAKSQQHAPWVSLLDDSAKIVTSRLGADRFRVAGTAELNGLNRDIRSDRIEPLVRWTREHFPGVSTARVVPWAGLRPMLPGMLPKVGRGKRRGVFYNTGHGHLGWTLSAATAEGVAQALSASSV, encoded by the coding sequence ATGTCACGAATCGCCATCATCGGCGCCGGGATTACCGGCGTCACGACCGCTTACGCCCTTGCGCAACGCGGCTATCGCGTCACTGTCTTCGAGCGTCACCGCTACGCGGCGATGGAAACCTCGTTTGCCAACGGCGGGCAACTGTCGGCAAGCAACGCCGAGGTCTGGAACAGCCGCGCGACCATCATCAAGGGTCTGCGCTGGATGTTCAGGCGCGACGCGCCGCTGCTGATGAATCCGCGTCCCGACTGGCACAAGTACAGCTGGATCGGCGAGTTCATGCGGCAGATTCCGCACTACCGCGCGAACACGATCGAGACCGTGCGCCTCGCGATTGCCGCGCGCGAGCATCTGTTCGGTATTGCAGCGCGGGAAGGCATCGACTTCGATCTCGAACGGCGCGGCATCCTGCACTTCTACGCGACGCGCAAGGAGTACGAGTCCGCGCTGAAGGTCAATGCGCTGCTGCGCGAAGGCGGCCTGGAGCGGCGCGCCGTCACGCCGGAAGAAATCCGTTCAATCGAGCCCGCGCTGCACGGCGAGTTCTACGGCGGTTTTTTCACGCCGTCGGATTCGACGGGCGACATCCACAAGTTCACGCGCGGTCTTGCCGACGCATGTGCGCGGCACGGCGTCGAGTTTCGCTACGACACGGCGGTGCAGTCGATTCACGAGGAAAGCACCGGGCGGCTCGTCGTCGCGAGCCAAACGCAAGGGCAGCGCGATGCGGCGGCGTTCGACAGCCTCGTGATCTGCGCGGGAGTCGGCAGCCGCGCGTTCGCGGCGATGGTCGGCGATCATGTGAACGTGTACCCCGTAAAGGGCTATTCGATCACCGTGTGTCTCGACGATGCGAAGAGCCAGCAGCACGCGCCGTGGGTCAGCCTGCTCGACGACAGCGCGAAGATCGTCACCAGCCGGCTTGGCGCGGACCGCTTTCGCGTCGCGGGCACGGCCGAACTGAACGGCCTGAATCGCGATATCCGTTCGGACCGCATCGAGCCGCTCGTGCGCTGGACGCGTGAGCATTTTCCCGGCGTATCGACAGCGCGTGTCGTGCCGTGGGCGGGGCTGCGTCCGATGTTGCCGGGCATGCTGCCGAAGGTTGGACGCGGCAAGCGCCGTGGCGTGTTCTACAACACGGGTCACGGTCATCTCGGATGGACGCTGTCGGCGGCGACGGCGGAGGGTGTCGCGCAGGCATTGTCGGCGTCGTCGGTATAA
- a CDS encoding TetR/AcrR family transcriptional regulator: protein MKDVMAAAEPQKDKKRARGRPASGVSVGPDAILRNARKSFGKRGFEATSVREIARDSGVDAALVAHHFGSKETLWLAVVEQIAGQMAPMIDATSALRTASLGARARVETAVARFIDEVFDDPDVGIFFSTAATEEGERLNVLIERLVRPYHDAMVPLFADAARQDELKVKDPELMFFMLLNAISKTVAYSHLMLAFSPLPQHEKKFKRMVLETALGMLA from the coding sequence ATGAAAGATGTGATGGCAGCGGCAGAACCCCAAAAGGACAAGAAGCGTGCGCGTGGACGCCCGGCATCGGGTGTGTCGGTCGGGCCGGACGCGATCCTGCGCAATGCGCGCAAGAGTTTCGGCAAACGGGGATTCGAGGCAACGAGCGTGCGCGAGATCGCACGCGATTCAGGCGTCGATGCGGCGCTCGTCGCGCATCATTTCGGCTCGAAAGAGACACTGTGGCTGGCCGTCGTCGAACAGATCGCCGGGCAGATGGCGCCGATGATCGACGCGACGTCGGCGTTGCGGACCGCGTCGCTGGGCGCGAGAGCGCGGGTGGAAACGGCGGTGGCCAGATTCATCGACGAGGTGTTCGACGACCCCGACGTGGGCATTTTCTTTTCGACGGCGGCGACGGAAGAAGGCGAGCGGCTCAATGTGCTGATCGAGCGGCTGGTGCGCCCTTATCACGACGCGATGGTGCCGCTCTTCGCCGACGCCGCGCGGCAAGACGAACTGAAGGTCAAGGACCCGGAGCTGATGTTTTTCATGCTGCTGAACGCGATCAGCAAGACGGTCGCCTACAGCCATCTGATGCTGGCGTTTTCGCCGCTGCCGCAGCATGAGAAGAAGTTCAAGCGAATGGTGCTGGAGACGGCGCTGGGCATGCTTGCCTGA
- a CDS encoding trypsin-like peptidase domain-containing protein — protein sequence MFHSTLSRTWLCTAVTTACLAGYPHANAEAIAPHAAAASAPSPASAPVKEKRTAPANANAPLDFPAIVERYGPAVVNIRAILPEKPLAAPTPPAPAAAPAAASGASSEAIDGDDPLFAFFRQAMPQLQDGQSSSPRAMSGVGSGFIVSPNGLILTTAHVVDGSDDVTVRLTDRREFKAKVVAVDGPSDVAVIQIEATKLPVVKLGDSTRVRVGEQVLTIGSPDSYQNTVTAGIVSATSRTLSDGTTFPFFQTNGALNPDNSGGPVFNRAGEVVGIHVQVYADGDRFQSLTFAIPIAMANKVRAQLQAQSKSQDADGAHGAFGMQVQDVDPGLAGAFGLPRAAGALVIAVEPGSPAATSKLKPGDVIVQIADKPVEHAADLADPDALPQTGSKVPVKLIRNRKQVTIMVNLAASAQYASTGVSDVGPLDHLGLSMHPLTDDERRTTGLAEGLMVEDVSGAAGPAGIKPGDVVLSLNGTLVASQDELAALAAKAGKKAALLIQRNHARSFVTVDLK from the coding sequence GTGTTTCACTCGACTCTATCCCGCACCTGGTTATGCACCGCCGTGACAACGGCCTGCCTCGCCGGATACCCCCACGCCAACGCCGAAGCGATCGCACCGCATGCTGCGGCTGCTTCCGCGCCGTCGCCTGCGTCCGCGCCAGTGAAAGAGAAACGAACGGCGCCCGCGAATGCGAACGCCCCGCTCGACTTCCCGGCGATCGTCGAGCGTTACGGGCCCGCCGTCGTGAACATCCGCGCGATCCTGCCGGAGAAGCCGCTGGCAGCGCCAACGCCGCCAGCGCCGGCCGCGGCGCCTGCGGCCGCTTCGGGCGCGAGCTCCGAAGCGATCGACGGTGACGACCCGCTGTTCGCGTTCTTCCGGCAGGCCATGCCGCAGTTGCAGGACGGGCAGAGTAGTTCTCCGCGTGCGATGTCGGGCGTGGGCTCGGGTTTCATCGTCAGTCCCAACGGACTGATACTGACGACGGCGCATGTCGTCGACGGCTCCGATGACGTGACGGTGCGCCTGACCGACCGGCGCGAGTTCAAGGCAAAAGTCGTCGCCGTCGATGGGCCAAGCGATGTCGCTGTGATCCAGATCGAAGCGACGAAGCTGCCCGTCGTCAAGCTCGGCGATTCGACGCGTGTGCGCGTCGGCGAACAGGTGCTGACGATCGGCTCACCGGACAGCTATCAGAACACGGTCACGGCGGGCATTGTCAGCGCGACGTCGCGCACGCTGTCCGATGGCACGACGTTTCCGTTCTTCCAGACCAACGGCGCGTTGAATCCCGACAACTCGGGCGGCCCGGTTTTCAATCGCGCGGGGGAAGTGGTCGGCATACACGTCCAGGTCTATGCCGACGGCGATCGTTTCCAGAGTCTGACTTTTGCCATCCCGATTGCGATGGCGAACAAGGTGCGCGCACAGTTGCAGGCGCAGTCGAAGTCTCAAGATGCAGACGGTGCCCACGGCGCGTTCGGCATGCAGGTGCAGGACGTCGATCCGGGACTCGCCGGCGCGTTCGGTTTGCCGCGCGCGGCGGGCGCGCTGGTGATCGCCGTCGAGCCCGGCAGTCCCGCCGCCACGAGCAAGCTGAAGCCCGGCGACGTGATCGTGCAGATCGCCGACAAGCCAGTCGAGCACGCCGCGGACCTCGCCGACCCGGATGCGCTGCCGCAGACGGGCTCGAAAGTCCCCGTGAAGCTGATTCGTAATCGCAAGCAGGTGACGATCATGGTCAACCTGGCGGCGTCGGCGCAATACGCGAGCACGGGTGTGAGCGATGTCGGTCCGCTGGATCATCTCGGTCTGAGCATGCATCCGCTGACGGACGACGAACGGCGCACCACCGGGCTGGCCGAAGGCCTGATGGTCGAGGATGTGTCGGGCGCGGCGGGTCCTGCCGGTATCAAGCCGGGCGATGTGGTGTTGTCGCTGAACGGCACGCTGGTTGCATCGCAGGATGAACTGGCGGCGCTGGCGGCGAAGGCGGGCAAGAAGGCGGCACTGCTGATCCAGCGTAATCACGCGCGCAGTTTCGTGACTGTCGATCTGAAGTGA
- a CDS encoding MFS transporter, translating into MQMDASIGARLDRLPLSGFHWRLLGLIAAGMYFDSFDIYIAGTVLAAMIHSGESTLSLNATFVSVTFIGMMTGAWLSGLLGDRFGRRFCYQFNLGIYGFASIAAALAPSIYWLIFFRLVMGVGMGAEIVVGYGTLSEFIPAVWRGRFGTILNLIINTSLFLSTFLGWLIVPQYGWRWMFAIAGCGALFVWFLRKSMPESPRWLASRGRGDEARQIVEHIETACGNAVGYPANAAVNAPEPSTREFYSSETGRLGDLFSRRLLTRTITAITVLVALFTVNYAFVSWIPTFLVKQGHSVSSSLGLTAVMFAGGPIGSLIAFALAEHLGRKWGIVLFSLVCVAFGVAYPFAQSAVAITALGFAITCCIYVLSSFSVATYVPELFPTELRLRGSGLANTVGRAVSIVVPYAVASAFMRFGIAGVLTLIVGTLLLQALIVGVLGAETKQRSLESIAAGTGDTSAEIIEGGATAAMK; encoded by the coding sequence ATGCAGATGGATGCCAGCATCGGAGCGCGCCTGGACAGGCTGCCTTTGTCCGGCTTCCATTGGCGTCTGCTGGGCCTGATCGCGGCCGGCATGTATTTCGATTCGTTCGACATCTACATCGCCGGCACCGTGCTCGCTGCGATGATCCATAGCGGCGAATCCACGCTCAGCCTCAACGCGACGTTCGTCTCCGTCACCTTCATCGGCATGATGACGGGCGCGTGGCTTTCCGGGCTGCTAGGCGACCGCTTCGGGCGCCGCTTCTGCTATCAGTTCAATCTCGGCATCTACGGCTTCGCATCGATTGCCGCGGCGCTCGCGCCGTCGATCTACTGGCTGATCTTCTTTCGTCTCGTGATGGGCGTCGGCATGGGCGCGGAGATCGTCGTCGGCTACGGCACACTGAGCGAGTTCATTCCCGCAGTCTGGCGCGGCCGCTTCGGCACCATTCTCAATCTGATCATCAACACGTCGCTGTTTCTGTCGACCTTCCTTGGCTGGCTGATCGTGCCGCAATACGGCTGGCGCTGGATGTTCGCGATTGCGGGATGCGGCGCGCTGTTCGTGTGGTTCCTGCGCAAGTCGATGCCGGAGTCGCCGCGCTGGCTCGCGTCGCGCGGACGCGGCGACGAAGCGCGGCAGATCGTCGAGCACATCGAGACGGCGTGCGGTAACGCCGTCGGTTATCCGGCCAATGCAGCGGTCAACGCGCCTGAACCGTCCACGCGCGAGTTCTATTCGAGCGAAACCGGCCGTCTCGGCGATCTGTTCTCGCGCCGGCTGCTCACGCGCACGATTACGGCCATCACGGTGCTCGTCGCGCTCTTCACGGTCAACTATGCATTCGTCAGCTGGATACCGACTTTTCTCGTCAAGCAGGGACATAGCGTTTCCAGTTCGCTTGGTCTGACAGCCGTGATGTTCGCGGGCGGCCCGATCGGCTCGCTGATCGCTTTTGCACTCGCCGAGCACCTTGGGCGGAAGTGGGGCATCGTATTGTTTTCGCTGGTGTGCGTGGCCTTCGGCGTGGCGTATCCGTTTGCGCAGTCGGCGGTGGCGATCACGGCGCTTGGGTTTGCGATCACCTGCTGCATCTACGTGCTGTCGTCGTTCAGCGTCGCGACGTATGTACCCGAACTGTTCCCGACGGAACTGCGTCTGCGCGGCTCGGGCCTCGCGAACACGGTAGGCCGCGCGGTCAGCATCGTCGTGCCGTATGCGGTGGCGAGCGCATTCATGCGCTTCGGCATTGCGGGCGTGCTGACGCTGATCGTCGGCACGCTGCTGCTTCAGGCGCTGATCGTCGGCGTGCTGGGCGCGGAAACGAAGCAGCGTTCGCTCGAATCGATTGCCGCCGGCACCGGCGACACGAGCGCGGAAATCATCGAAGGCGGCGCGACGGCGGCCATGAAATAA
- a CDS encoding DUF3331 domain-containing protein: MSERIRNEELADVWRRTVVAIGNFDVTPEPAKTLRPPRPARRSARPAACWDGRSEPTVRVLDKPTAQTLTVSWCDARTGHYGYQTWRVNIARRAGQCVLTGRSIRAGETVYCPRANGTPPGNAGAMIVASGVDI; encoded by the coding sequence ATGTCAGAGCGCATACGGAACGAAGAGCTTGCCGATGTCTGGCGCCGGACTGTCGTGGCGATCGGCAATTTCGACGTCACGCCGGAACCTGCCAAAACCCTGCGCCCACCGCGTCCGGCGCGGCGCAGCGCGCGCCCAGCCGCATGCTGGGACGGGCGCAGCGAGCCGACCGTGCGCGTGCTCGACAAGCCGACCGCGCAGACGCTGACGGTTTCATGGTGCGACGCGCGCACGGGCCATTACGGCTATCAGACATGGCGCGTGAACATCGCGCGCCGGGCCGGACAATGCGTGCTGACGGGCCGCTCCATCAGGGCGGGCGAAACCGTCTACTGTCCGCGCGCGAACGGCACACCGCCGGGGAACGCGGGCGCGATGATCGTCGCCTCGGGTGTCGATATCTGA